CCCTGCGCTCGCGGGCGCGGGTGTACGTACTGCGCCCCCTCGAGCCCGCGGAGATCCGCCGGCTGCTCGAGCGGGCCCTGCAGCACCCCGAGGGCCTCCCGGGCGTAGAGGCCGAGCCGCCGGCGCTGGAGCTGTTAGCCCAGTCCTCGCTGGGGGATGTGCGGCGGGCCCTCTCGGCCCTCGAGCTGGCCGTGACCCTCGAGGGGAAGGTCACCCTGGAATCGGCCAAAGAGGCTTTGGGGGCGGGCACGCTGGGCTTCGATAAGGGCGGCGAGCACTTTTATGACCTGATCTCGGCCCTGCACAAGAGCGTGCGCGGCAACCACGTGGACGCGGCGCTTTACTACTTGGCCCGGATGCTCGAGGGTGGAGCTGACCCTCTCTACCTGGCCCGCCGCCTGGTGCGGATGGCAGTAGAGGACGTCGGTCTGGCCGATCCGCTGGCGCTGCGGCTGGCGGTGGCGGCCCAGCAGGCCTATGAGTTTCTGGGCAGCCCCGAGGGGGAGCTGGCCTTGGCCGAACTCACCATCTACCTGGCGCTGGCCCCCAAGTCCAATAGCGCCTACACTGCCTGGAAGGCCGCTCAGGAGGCTGCCCGCCGCTATCCGGACGCCCCCGTGCCGCTACATCTGCGCAATGCCCCCACCGCCTTGATGAAAAGCCTGGGCTATGGGCAGACCTACGCCTACTACCACGATGACCCCCAAGGGAGCTTCGCTCAAGCCTATCTACCGGAGGCTTTGGAGGGCCTCACCCTTTATGAGGCGACCGGAGAGGGATGGGAAGAGCGGGTTAGGGAGCGGTTGGGGGCGCTGCGTAGACGTTTTCGCCAGGCCCGGCCCGGCGAAGGCTAGCGGTCAATCCGCTGCGGCGCTCTCTCCCTCGAGCATGGGCCGGGCCTTCTGGCCGAAATAAGCGTGAAGCTCGAGGAACCTCTGGTGGGCCTCAGGCCCTAAGAACCCCGGTGGGGTGAGTTCCGGTGGCAGCCCAGGATCCAAGAAGAGCAACTTCCGCGCCTCGTGCACCAGGCGGGTGAGCCGCACGAAGGCCTCCTCGGGGGTTTTAGGATGGAAGGGATGGAGCCGCACGAACTCCCGGTAGCGCTGCTGGGCGGCTTCCAGGTTGTAGGCTTTGCGGATCAGCTCGAGCGGGTCGCTCGCCGTGAAGCGCTGCGCCTGAAACAGCTCGACGTAGCTCTCCAGTTCGTAAAAGCGCACCAGATCCCGGGCGGCCTCGAGGCTCGCGGTAGGGCTTATCCACACCCCCGGGGTGGGGGTTCCGAACCCCAGCAGCACCAACTCGTTGCGAAAGCGGTCCCGCATGGTGCGCTTGGCTTCCGGCACGGCGTGGATCAGGATGCGCCATCCTCCATCCCATCGGTCTACGTTTCGGTAGAGGCGGCTTCGCACCTGCTCGACCTGCCAGGCCACCCGTTCGGAGAGCCGGTAGTAGGCCTTGCGCCCGTCCTTCTCGGGGAGGATCCAACCGCTCTTGACGCTGCGCGACACCGCGGCCCGCACCGCCGGTTCGGAGAAGCCCAAAGCCTCCATCCAGCGGATCAGGTCGCCCACCCAGGCCCGGTTGCCGGGGTAGAGGTACTCCATGTAGAGCGTGAAGAGGGTGGAGCGGGCCCGCATATGGGTTAGTTTACGCTACCGCGGTATGGGGGTTACCTCGAGCTTCGTCTGGTCAGAGTACCATGAGGGCGCGTCTTTAGCGATTGCCCGAGGTTTCCTGTGCCCTCCCACCCAGAGGCTCCCCCCTGGCGACTTTGCGCTGAGGGGAGTGCTCGGCCAATTGCATCAACTCGATATCGTTTCCGTCCGGGTCCTTGATCCAGGCTTGCCAGTTGTGGTCAAGGCCTAGGCTGGGACCGCGTTCGATGCTTATCCCCTTGGCTTTTAGCTCTTCAACCGTGCGGTGTAGATCATCGGTGACCAAACACAAGTGCATGAAGCTGCTGTTTCGGGATGGGTCGGGGGCGGGGCCACCCGGGAACACTTCGAGGAAGCGGTCCCCCCCAACGTGCAAGTAGACCAGCATCAAGGAGCCATCCTCACGATACAGGCGGAAAGATTCACGAATGCCGAGCAGCGCGTAAAAATCGAGCGTTCGGTCTAAATCGTGCGCCGCAAAGGCGATGTGGCCGATGTCGGTGATCATCAAGGGCTCCTTTGAAGTGAAGGTGCGGAGGGGTTTTCCTCGCCTGGGGAGGGAACTACTTCTTTTCCCTGACCCGCTTTTGCATCTCCTCGATTAGCTCCTCCAGCTTTAGCGTTCGCTGCTCTTTTACCTGCCGTTCGCGCAGGTTTACCGTGCCCTGTTCCTGCTCCTTGTCGCCCACTACCAGAATGAGGGGAATTTTCTGAAGTTCGGCGTCGCGGATCTTGGCGTTCATGCGCTCCGGGCGGTCGTCCACCTCTACGCGCAGCTTGGCCGCCTGCATAGCCTGGGCGATCCGTCGGGCGTATTCTAGGTGCCGGTCGGCGATGGGGACGATCACGGCCTGGATGGGGGAGAGCCACAGGGGGAAGTTTCCGGCGGTGTGCTCGAGGTAGAAGGCAAAAAACCGGTCGAAGGAGCCCATGATGGCCCGGTGGATGATGACCGGGGTCTCTTTTTCACCCTTCTCGTTGGTGAACTCCAGGCCGAAGCGCCTGCCGCTGATGAAGTCGAGCTGGTTGGTGGCGATGGATTCCTCTTTGCCCAGCACGGTGCGAAGCTGCACGTCGAGCTTGGGTCCGTAGAAGGTGGCCTCGCCGATGCCCTCGACGTACTGGGCGCCGGTCTCCTCCAGCGCTGAGCGGATGGCGGCGATGGCCTCGTCCCAGTGGGGGCCGGGCTCGCCGAACTTCTCGGGGTTGTTCTCGAAGTCGGGCAGGGAGAGGCGGAACCAGTAGTCGCGGAGGCCGAAGTCCTTGTAGACCTCGTCAAAAAGCCCGATCACCCGGATGAACTCCTCCTTGACCTGGGCCTTGGAGCAGTAGATGTGGGCGTCGTTCTGGGTGAAGCCGCGCACCCGCGAGAGCCCCGAGAGGGTGCCGGAGAGCTCGAAGCGGTAGACGGTGCCGAACTCGGCCAGGCGCAGGGGCAGGTCGCGGTAGCTTTTCGGCCGAGCCTTGTAGATCATGTGGTGGTGCGGGCAGTTCATGGGCTTGAGGTAGTATTCCTCGCCCTCGATCTCGATGGGAGCGTACATGTCGTCTTTGTAGTAGGGGAGGTGCCCGGAGGTGTAGTAGAGCTTGGCGTTGGCGATGTGCGGGGTGATGACGTAGCGATAGCCGTGCTCCTGCTCCTTCTCGTACATGTACTGCTCGAGCTGCCGCCGGATGAAAGCCCCCTTGGGCAGCCATAGCGGTAGGCCCTTGCCCACTTCCTCGCTGATGGTGAAGAGCTCGAGCTCGGCCCCCAGCTTGCGGTGGTCGCGCTTCTTGGCCTCCTCTTGCCGCCATAGGTAGTCGTCGAGTTCTTCCTTGCTGCGGAAGGCGATGCCGTAGATGCGCTGGAGCATGGGACGCCTGGAATCGCCCCGCCAGTAAGCCCCGGCGATGTGGGTGAGCTTGAAGTAGGGCGGAATGCGGCCCGTGCTGGGAACGTGGGGCCCGCGGCAGAGGTCGGTGAAGCCGTGGGTTCCTTCGCCCTGGGCATAAAAGCTGATCTCTACCCCTTCCGGGAGGTCTTGAATCAGTTCGGTTTTGTAGGGATCTTTGCCCTCGAAGCGCCGCAGGGCTTCCTCGCGCGGCAGGACGAAGCGGCGCAGCTCGAGGTTCTCCTTCACGATACGGCGCATCCGCGCTTCGATCTCGGGCAGGTCGCCCTCGCCCAGCGGTTCTGGTGGGTCGATGTCGTAATAGAAGCCGTTTTCGATCACCGGCCCGATGGCCAGCTTTACCGCGTCGGGATCATAGCCCTTGGCGGCAAAAAACTCGCGCACGGCCTGGGCCAGCACGTGGGCCAGGGTGTGGCGGAAAAGCTGCTGGTATTCGGGGTCTTTCTCGGTGAGGAGCTTGAGCTTAGCCCCCTGAGGCAGGGGTTTCATCAAGTCGTACAGTTCGCCGTCCACGATCGCGCCGATGGCGGCCTTGGCCAGCCCAGGGCCGATCGCTTTGGCAGCCTCGGCGGCCGTTGCGCCATCCGGTAGGTTTAGTTCGCGTCCGTCGGGTAGGTAGACATTCATGTTCTTCCTCGCTGTTCCCCGTGCAGGGGCTGCTATGGCCAGAAAAAAAGACCCGGCTCGTTTTACCACACGAGCCGGGAGAACCTCTAGCGAATCCCTAGAAGTTCCCCCGGGGTCTGGTAGTGACGGGCCAGATCATCTTGTAGGTGAGTGTACTGCTAGGCCTCCCTAGCGTCAATCGGCTCGCCTGTCGGGCTGGTGTCAGTAAACGCGTAGGGCGCGCGCTGAGGGGAACGCTTCCGTTCCGCCGGACGGGGTGGGCGTGTGCGAATGCTCGGCAATCTCAGGCAGGACTATGTTAAGCTAACTCGTAGTATGCCGGTCTGCCTCCACACTGTTTTTTCGCCCCTTACCCCGGAGGGGCGGGCGTGAGGTTTCTGGACAGCCTGGCCCCCCTGGGAGTCCGGCGGGCGGTGCTTACCGCCAGCGATGGCCTGGTGATCGAGAGCATAGGCTCGGGGGCCCCCTCGGCCGAGCTATTGGCCGCCGAACTGGCCTCGCTCCACCGCAACATGCGGCGGCTAGCCGAGGGGATGGGAGGAGGGGTCCGCCGTTTTACTCTGGCTACCGAGGAACGCGAAGTGTTGGTGGTGGTGGTAAGGGATTACTGCCTAGGCGCGGTGGTTGAGCGCAGCGGGGATCGGCGGGCGGTGGGGGCCGAGCTTTCTAGGCTAGCCAGCCGCCTCTCCGAACAGCTCTAGCAACAGGAGCACAGCATGGTACAAGAGGTACTCTCCGAGCTACAAGCGGTGCGTGGGGTGCTGGGTTCTGCACTGGTCGCTGAGGACGGGTTCATCGTGGAAAGCCAGCAGGCCCCTGGCGCCCCCGATGTGGACTTCCTGGGTGGGGCCGCAGCGACCGCCCTGGCCTCGGCCAAGGCCCTCTCGCAGGAGATCAACCGGGGGGAGGTCGAAGAGGTCATGGTCGAGTATCCCGAAGGCCCGCTGCTGCTGGTGCCGCTCGAGGGGGGCTACTTGTTGGTGGTGCTGCTCGACTCGGTGCAGAGCCTGGGCCGGGCCCGCTTCCAGCTCAAGAAGAGCATCCCCCGGCTCAAGGAGGCGCTGACTTAGTTCGCCCCGCTCGCCTCATCCCCAAAAAGAGGTTAGACTGCTGTCGCGCTCGGGGTATTCTCGAGCTTAGGAGGAACTTGTGAACGAGCTTCGCCTGGATATCGACAAGGAGACCGCGTATGGGCGCTACACCAACCTGGCGCTCTTTTCCCACACCAAGAACGAATTCGTGCTGGATTTCGCCCTGATTCAGCCCCAGGGTGGGGCCATAGTGGTCTCTCGCCTGATCACCAGCCCTCAACACGCCAAGGCCCTCTTGCGCAGCCTGGCGGAAAATATCCAGCGCTACGAGGAAACCTACGGGTTGATCCCCGAGCCCGTGGCCGAAGGCTTGGGGAGCCAGGCCTAAACTGCATCGCCCCCTAGCGCGAGCCCGGCATGGCGCAAAGCACCTGGGCTCGCGCTTCGTATGCCCTCGAGTCGTTCCGCTGCCTGCCGCTAGGCGGGGTGGATAAATCTCGCTGCCAGACCAATGGGAACGGGACAAACGCGCCTTTTATCACATCCTTTGGGCTTTTTGGGCAATCAGGATACCCCAGAGGGTCAGCAGCCCCCCCAGCAAAGCCTGTAGCGGCAAGTGTTCCCCCAGAAACACCACCCCCGCCAACACCCCTACCACCGGGGTAAGGTTGGAGAACACCGCTACCCGCACCGGGCCGAGCTGGCGTACTCCGTACATCCAGGTCAGAAAGGCCAGGGTGTTGGCCAGCAGCCCACTCGCTATCAGCAAAACCCAGACCCACATCGGCACCGCGGCGCCGGCCAGCCGCAGCATCTGGGGGGTGTGCAGGAGCCAGTAGGGAACCATGCCTAGCACGAAGCTCCCGCCGGTCCAGGTGAGCAGCCGGTAACCCCCAGCCAGGCGGCGGGCCCCCACCGTGTAGACCGCCCAGCTCAGCGCGGAAAGCAGTACGAACACGACCCCTAGCCCTTGGCCTCCGCCCTGTCCGAGGGTTTCCCCGCTCAAGATCACGACCCCGGTCAGCGAAAGGGCCAGGCCCAGGTAGGCCATTTTGGATAGCGGCTCGCGGAGCCAAACCACGCTGAGCAGAGCTACCCAGATGGGGTTGGTGGAGCTCACGATGGAAGTGTAGGAAGCTGGGAGGCGAGGAATCCCCTCCAGGAAAAGCCATTGGTAGAGGCTGTTACCGATGAGCCCGAGGCCCGCAATTACCGCCCAGTCCCGCCAACCCAGCCGCTCCCGGCTGAATAGCGACCACAGCACCGCGTAAGCCAGCGAGGCCAGCAGCACCCGCAGGCTGTTCATGGCATGGGGCGGCAGATATGCCGCCAACACCTTGAGTGCGGCGGCATTCGAGCCCCAGGCTAAAACGGAGAAAAGGGGGTAGACAAAAGGGGGAAGGCGCATGGGGGCTTCAGCGCAAATAGCTCCCCCACCACTCCAGGTAGGCCTCGAGCCGGGCCACCCGCCGGTCTGGGCGGCCCGAGCGGGAAAGCTCGTGACCCTCCTCGGGAACCCGGAAGAAGCGGGTTGGGATCCCCAGGTGCAACAAGGCGGTGTACCAGGTCTCCCCCTGGTCGATGGGGCAGCGGTGGTCTTGCTCCGAGTGGACCACCAGGGTGGGGGTCTTGACCTGGTGCACCAGGCGCAGCGGGCTTTTCTGCCAGAGCACCTCGGGGCGCTCCCACGGGGTAGCCCCCAGCTGCAACCAGGTGAAGCGCGGCCCGATATCAGAGGCCCCGAAGAAGCTGGTCCAGTTGCAGATGCTGCGGTCGGTGACGGCGGCTTTGAAGCGCTCCGGCTGGCG
The genomic region above belongs to Meiothermus sp. Pnk-1 and contains:
- a CDS encoding replication-associated recombination protein A, giving the protein MERRPDDSKKPLAERMRPRSLEEVLGQPHLTGPGKPLRRMLESGRLRSLILWGPPGSGKTTLARLLAEGVGQEMLALSAVDAGVKEIKEAVARAREVGGLVLFLDEIHRFNKSQQDALLPHVESGLLTLIGATTENPSFEVNPALRSRARVYVLRPLEPAEIRRLLERALQHPEGLPGVEAEPPALELLAQSSLGDVRRALSALELAVTLEGKVTLESAKEALGAGTLGFDKGGEHFYDLISALHKSVRGNHVDAALYYLARMLEGGADPLYLARRLVRMAVEDVGLADPLALRLAVAAQQAYEFLGSPEGELALAELTIYLALAPKSNSAYTAWKAAQEAARRYPDAPVPLHLRNAPTALMKSLGYGQTYAYYHDDPQGSFAQAYLPEALEGLTLYEATGEGWEERVRERLGALRRRFRQARPGEG
- a CDS encoding PaaX family transcriptional regulator C-terminal domain-containing protein, with the translated sequence MRARSTLFTLYMEYLYPGNRAWVGDLIRWMEALGFSEPAVRAAVSRSVKSGWILPEKDGRKAYYRLSERVAWQVEQVRSRLYRNVDRWDGGWRILIHAVPEAKRTMRDRFRNELVLLGFGTPTPGVWISPTASLEAARDLVRFYELESYVELFQAQRFTASDPLELIRKAYNLEAAQQRYREFVRLHPFHPKTPEEAFVRLTRLVHEARKLLFLDPGLPPELTPPGFLGPEAHQRFLELHAYFGQKARPMLEGESAAAD
- a CDS encoding VOC family protein; the encoded protein is MITDIGHIAFAAHDLDRTLDFYALLGIRESFRLYREDGSLMLVYLHVGGDRFLEVFPGGPAPDPSRNSSFMHLCLVTDDLHRTVEELKAKGISIERGPSLGLDHNWQAWIKDPDGNDIELMQLAEHSPQRKVARGEPLGGRAQETSGNR
- the thrS gene encoding threonine--tRNA ligase, whose product is MNVYLPDGRELNLPDGATAAEAAKAIGPGLAKAAIGAIVDGELYDLMKPLPQGAKLKLLTEKDPEYQQLFRHTLAHVLAQAVREFFAAKGYDPDAVKLAIGPVIENGFYYDIDPPEPLGEGDLPEIEARMRRIVKENLELRRFVLPREEALRRFEGKDPYKTELIQDLPEGVEISFYAQGEGTHGFTDLCRGPHVPSTGRIPPYFKLTHIAGAYWRGDSRRPMLQRIYGIAFRSKEELDDYLWRQEEAKKRDHRKLGAELELFTISEEVGKGLPLWLPKGAFIRRQLEQYMYEKEQEHGYRYVITPHIANAKLYYTSGHLPYYKDDMYAPIEIEGEEYYLKPMNCPHHHMIYKARPKSYRDLPLRLAEFGTVYRFELSGTLSGLSRVRGFTQNDAHIYCSKAQVKEEFIRVIGLFDEVYKDFGLRDYWFRLSLPDFENNPEKFGEPGPHWDEAIAAIRSALEETGAQYVEGIGEATFYGPKLDVQLRTVLGKEESIATNQLDFISGRRFGLEFTNEKGEKETPVIIHRAIMGSFDRFFAFYLEHTAGNFPLWLSPIQAVIVPIADRHLEYARRIAQAMQAAKLRVEVDDRPERMNAKIRDAELQKIPLILVVGDKEQEQGTVNLRERQVKEQRTLKLEELIEEMQKRVREKK
- a CDS encoding roadblock/LC7 domain-containing protein produces the protein MRFLDSLAPLGVRRAVLTASDGLVIESIGSGAPSAELLAAELASLHRNMRRLAEGMGGGVRRFTLATEEREVLVVVVRDYCLGAVVERSGDRRAVGAELSRLASRLSEQL
- a CDS encoding roadblock/LC7 domain-containing protein, which encodes MVQEVLSELQAVRGVLGSALVAEDGFIVESQQAPGAPDVDFLGGAAATALASAKALSQEINRGEVEEVMVEYPEGPLLLVPLEGGYLLVVLLDSVQSLGRARFQLKKSIPRLKEALT
- a CDS encoding DUF3467 domain-containing protein, whose translation is MNELRLDIDKETAYGRYTNLALFSHTKNEFVLDFALIQPQGGAIVVSRLITSPQHAKALLRSLAENIQRYEETYGLIPEPVAEGLGSQA
- a CDS encoding DMT family transporter, with the protein product MRLPPFVYPLFSVLAWGSNAAALKVLAAYLPPHAMNSLRVLLASLAYAVLWSLFSRERLGWRDWAVIAGLGLIGNSLYQWLFLEGIPRLPASYTSIVSSTNPIWVALLSVVWLREPLSKMAYLGLALSLTGVVILSGETLGQGGGQGLGVVFVLLSALSWAVYTVGARRLAGGYRLLTWTGGSFVLGMVPYWLLHTPQMLRLAGAAVPMWVWVLLIASGLLANTLAFLTWMYGVRQLGPVRVAVFSNLTPVVGVLAGVVFLGEHLPLQALLGGLLTLWGILIAQKAQRM